One genomic segment of Arthrobacter sp. JZ12 includes these proteins:
- the mshA gene encoding D-inositol-3-phosphate glycosyltransferase: protein MTPVKRVAMLSLHTSPFDQPGGGDAGGMNVYVRSVALELAKVGIDVEIFTRAAADGQPHIEELGPGVLVRHVVAGPTRRVPKEVLPQLSDDLADAISDVTDLLSDGHFDIIHSHYWVSGIVGLTVAKSLRLPLVHSMHTMAKVKNLRLHAGGVSEPESRIAGEQEIVHGADRLIANTSTEAAELESLYGAAADKVDIVAPGVDLDIFHSGNRAASRSGLEFPPEAYHVVFAGRIQKLKGPHLLVEAAADLQRRRPDIPLQVSIIGSGSGPEALELQPLINRLGVHDTVRLYPPVIPEQLAHWLRAADVVAMPSYSESFGLVALEAQACGTPVLAANVGGLPQAISDGRTGILVDGHGPALWSAALEALHDDAEMRRTLGSHASIHALAFGWQRTALFTAQSYRTAVEQYEGAAVS, encoded by the coding sequence GTGACCCCGGTGAAGCGCGTAGCGATGCTGTCGCTTCATACATCCCCCTTCGATCAGCCCGGCGGCGGTGACGCCGGGGGCATGAACGTCTACGTGCGCTCCGTTGCCCTCGAGCTTGCAAAAGTGGGCATCGACGTCGAAATCTTCACGCGCGCAGCAGCGGACGGGCAGCCGCACATCGAGGAACTGGGTCCGGGAGTCCTGGTGCGCCACGTAGTAGCCGGCCCCACGCGGCGGGTGCCCAAGGAAGTCCTCCCGCAACTCTCGGACGACCTTGCGGACGCCATCTCCGACGTCACGGACCTGCTGTCGGACGGACACTTCGACATCATCCACTCGCACTACTGGGTATCCGGCATTGTTGGCTTAACCGTGGCAAAGTCGCTGCGGCTGCCATTGGTCCACTCCATGCACACCATGGCGAAGGTCAAGAACCTCCGCCTCCACGCCGGTGGAGTGAGTGAACCCGAGTCCCGTATCGCCGGGGAACAGGAGATCGTTCACGGGGCTGACCGCCTGATAGCCAACACGAGTACCGAGGCTGCGGAACTCGAATCGCTCTACGGAGCGGCGGCCGACAAGGTGGACATCGTGGCTCCGGGGGTTGACCTCGACATCTTTCATTCCGGCAACAGGGCCGCTTCACGCAGCGGCCTCGAGTTCCCACCCGAGGCTTATCACGTGGTCTTCGCTGGGCGGATTCAAAAGCTCAAGGGGCCCCACCTGCTGGTTGAGGCCGCTGCGGATCTGCAGCGCCGGCGCCCCGACATTCCGCTGCAGGTCAGCATTATCGGTTCGGGAAGCGGCCCGGAAGCACTCGAACTCCAACCGCTCATCAACCGGCTTGGAGTGCACGACACCGTAAGGCTCTATCCGCCGGTGATTCCCGAACAGTTGGCCCACTGGCTGCGCGCCGCCGACGTCGTTGCCATGCCTTCCTACAGCGAGTCCTTCGGACTGGTTGCGCTCGAAGCGCAGGCGTGCGGCACCCCCGTTCTCGCCGCGAACGTAGGCGGATTGCCGCAGGCCATCAGTGACGGCCGCACCGGGATACTGGTTGACGGGCATGGCCCCGCGCTCTGGTCAGCAGCGCTGGAGGCACTGCACGACGACGCCGAGATGCGCCGCACGCTGGGGTCTCACGCCTCTATTCATGCGCTGGCGTTCGGCTGGCAGCGGACCGCGCTTTTCACGGCGCAGAGTTATCGAACCGCCGTCGAACAGTACGAGGGCGCAGCCGTTTCCTAG
- a CDS encoding DUF418 domain-containing protein produces the protein MREAKPTVPGRSSEIDALRSFALAGILFVNIWYFADPYALGGAISPNHSSAADLLTRFTVAALFEAKFYLLFSFLFGYSFVLQERAAIAIGQSPVPRARRRLLGLLLLGLLHGVFLFFGDILLTYALMGLILLATRSLRTSSAVITGSALIGVIGSVVLAVGLGIAATVTGLGITTQLQMIGLAAAVVQACLTVYVDRDRFSVLAVGISTLTAPLLTAGYVSLLLLLFRTKPGARVCSFLAPAGRIALTNYLTQSLVLGLIFTGLGLQLADRLPAVAVAGIAVVIFAAQLVASRILLDHMRTGPAEWVLRRLTYGRQRQAAAGC, from the coding sequence GTGAGGGAAGCGAAGCCGACGGTTCCGGGAAGGTCCAGCGAGATCGACGCCCTGCGCAGCTTCGCCCTCGCTGGGATTCTGTTCGTGAATATCTGGTACTTCGCCGATCCCTACGCGCTGGGCGGGGCCATTAGCCCCAACCATTCCTCTGCGGCAGACCTGCTCACCCGCTTCACAGTGGCAGCCCTGTTCGAGGCAAAGTTCTACCTGCTCTTCTCGTTCCTGTTCGGGTACAGCTTTGTGTTGCAGGAACGCGCAGCGATTGCGATCGGGCAGTCTCCCGTTCCCAGGGCGCGGCGTCGACTCCTCGGCCTTCTGCTACTCGGCCTCCTTCACGGAGTGTTCTTGTTCTTCGGCGACATTCTGCTTACCTACGCGCTGATGGGACTCATCCTGTTGGCCACGCGCTCCCTTCGCACGTCCTCCGCAGTGATAACGGGCAGCGCGCTGATCGGCGTCATCGGGTCGGTCGTCCTTGCTGTGGGCCTGGGCATTGCAGCGACCGTCACCGGATTGGGCATCACCACGCAACTGCAAATGATCGGACTGGCGGCTGCGGTAGTACAGGCTTGCCTGACCGTCTACGTGGACAGGGACCGGTTCTCGGTACTAGCCGTCGGCATCTCGACATTGACCGCACCCCTGTTGACGGCCGGTTATGTCAGCCTCCTGCTCCTGTTGTTCCGGACTAAACCGGGTGCACGGGTCTGCAGCTTCCTGGCCCCGGCAGGACGGATTGCCCTCACCAACTATCTGACGCAGTCACTGGTGCTGGGTCTGATCTTCACCGGCCTTGGATTGCAACTGGCAGACCGACTGCCGGCTGTAGCAGTGGCGGGCATCGCCGTCGTAATTTTCGCGGCCCAGCTGGTGGCAAGCAGGATCCTTTTGGACCACATGCGCACCGGACCGGCGGAATGGGTGCTGCGCCGCCTGACCTACGGCAGGCAGCGGCAAGCAGCGGCAGGCTGTTAG
- a CDS encoding histidine phosphatase family protein, whose product MSQSGAAAADLTKAGTPLPHLWLLRHGETEWSRDGNYTGLTDLPLTSDGEQQARDAAAHLAGVEFDRVFTSPLHRARRTAELAGFPDAEVLPYAHEWDYGDHEGRNSAALRKEKPGYIIWNDGVPNGETLAQVSARADRIIARVQAGCGTPADQDPDATPIRNALLVAHGHFLRILTARWLEFEGVEGRRFILGTAAVCVLGWDKRTPAIRRWNL is encoded by the coding sequence ATGAGCCAGTCAGGCGCTGCGGCCGCGGATCTCACGAAGGCCGGCACACCACTTCCGCATCTGTGGCTGCTGAGGCACGGTGAAACCGAGTGGTCCCGGGATGGCAATTACACCGGCCTCACCGACCTGCCGCTGACTTCCGACGGCGAACAGCAGGCCCGCGACGCCGCTGCCCATCTGGCCGGAGTCGAGTTCGACCGCGTTTTCACGTCGCCGCTGCATCGTGCCCGGCGGACGGCCGAACTGGCCGGTTTTCCCGATGCCGAAGTGCTGCCCTACGCGCACGAATGGGACTACGGAGACCACGAAGGCCGCAACAGCGCAGCTCTCAGGAAAGAAAAGCCCGGTTACATCATCTGGAACGACGGCGTCCCGAACGGTGAGACCCTTGCGCAGGTGTCGGCGCGTGCCGACCGGATCATCGCTCGCGTTCAGGCAGGATGCGGCACACCTGCCGACCAGGATCCTGATGCCACGCCCATCCGCAACGCACTCCTCGTGGCGCACGGGCACTTCCTTCGCATCCTGACAGCACGATGGCTTGAGTTCGAGGGGGTCGAGGGGCGGCGCTTCATCCTCGGGACGGCCGCGGTCTGCGTCCTCGGTTGGGATAAGCGCACCCCCGCTATCCGGCGCTGGAACCTCTAA
- a CDS encoding CCA tRNA nucleotidyltransferase, with product MVHLLENSPLTAPLPAVVTELGKLFDDAGQELSLVGGPVRDLFLGRVSPDLDFTTDADPDRTIAVIKHWADAFWEIGREFGTIGLRKGTFTIEVTTYRAEAYDPSSRKPVVAFGSSLEDDLYRRDFTINAMALRLPSMELVDPYGGVKDLHAGMLRTPGAPSSSFSDDPLRMMRAARFASQLGVEVAPEVREAMTAMAERISIISAERVRDELVKLINGTHPRRGIDLMVSTGLADHVLPEVPALRLEMDEHHRHKDVYQHSLTVLEQACELETDDDGAVPAPDFVLRFAALMHDVGKPATRRFEPSGAVSFRHHDAVGAKLTAKRMKALRFDNDTIKAVARLVELHMRFYGYGEAGWTDSAVRRYVTDAGPLLERLHRLTRSDVTTRNRRKAERLAFAYDDLEQRITALAEQEELAAIRPDLDGGQIMALLGIKPGPVVGRAYRYLLEERMEHGPHPPEEAERKLRTWWAEQPEASGEDA from the coding sequence ATGGTTCACCTGTTGGAAAACTCTCCCCTCACCGCTCCGCTTCCGGCGGTGGTCACGGAGCTTGGCAAGCTCTTCGACGACGCCGGCCAGGAGCTTTCGCTGGTGGGCGGCCCTGTGCGGGACCTCTTTCTTGGCAGGGTGTCGCCGGACCTTGATTTCACCACCGACGCCGACCCCGACCGGACAATTGCAGTGATCAAGCACTGGGCCGATGCATTCTGGGAGATCGGCCGTGAGTTCGGCACCATTGGCCTGCGCAAGGGCACCTTCACGATCGAGGTCACCACTTACCGCGCCGAGGCTTACGACCCCTCCTCGCGCAAGCCCGTTGTCGCCTTCGGAAGCAGCCTCGAGGACGACCTTTACCGGCGCGACTTCACCATCAACGCCATGGCCCTGCGCCTGCCGTCCATGGAGCTCGTGGATCCCTACGGCGGAGTGAAGGACCTCCATGCCGGGATGCTGCGCACGCCGGGCGCGCCGTCGTCGTCGTTCTCTGACGACCCGCTCCGCATGATGCGGGCGGCACGGTTCGCCTCCCAACTGGGCGTCGAGGTAGCGCCCGAGGTACGGGAAGCAATGACGGCGATGGCGGAGCGCATCTCGATCATCTCGGCCGAACGCGTCCGTGACGAGCTCGTCAAGCTGATCAACGGCACCCATCCGCGCCGAGGCATCGACCTGATGGTCTCCACCGGGCTCGCTGACCATGTGCTTCCGGAGGTGCCCGCCCTGCGCCTGGAGATGGACGAGCACCACCGGCACAAGGATGTCTACCAGCACTCGCTGACGGTGCTGGAGCAGGCCTGCGAACTGGAAACCGACGACGACGGCGCGGTGCCGGCTCCGGACTTCGTGCTGCGTTTTGCGGCGCTGATGCACGACGTCGGCAAGCCGGCTACGCGGCGTTTCGAACCCTCCGGCGCGGTCAGCTTCCGGCACCACGACGCCGTTGGAGCCAAGCTGACTGCGAAACGCATGAAGGCGCTCCGGTTCGACAACGACACCATCAAGGCAGTCGCCCGGCTGGTTGAGCTGCACATGCGCTTCTACGGCTACGGTGAGGCGGGCTGGACGGACTCCGCGGTTCGGCGGTACGTCACCGACGCCGGCCCGCTGCTGGAGAGGCTCCACCGCCTTACCCGTTCGGACGTGACAACCCGCAACCGGCGCAAGGCTGAGCGCCTCGCTTTCGCCTACGACGACCTGGAGCAGCGCATCACTGCGCTCGCCGAACAGGAAGAGCTTGCCGCTATCCGACCGGATCTGGACGGAGGGCAGATCATGGCCCTGTTGGGCATCAAACCCGGACCGGTGGTGGGGCGCGCCTACCGCTATCTGCTGGAGGAACGCATGGAGCACGGACCGCATCCTCCGGAGGAGGCGGAGCGTAAGCTGCGAACCTGGTGGGCAGAACAGCCCGAGGCTTCCGGGGAAGATGCATGA
- a CDS encoding NUDIX hydrolase yields the protein MGSSGAPLIHQSLPTVEEVSAGGIVVDTSTDLLNVAIIARLNRGGRLEWCLPKGHPENQEDNEQAAVREIEEETGIRGRVLAALGSIDYWFTVSGHRVHKTVHHFLLVSTGGHLTIENDPDHEAVDVAWVPLADLGRKLSFPNERRIADLAREVLPQYL from the coding sequence ATGGGCAGTTCAGGCGCGCCCCTTATTCATCAGAGCCTGCCTACCGTGGAAGAAGTTTCCGCGGGCGGAATCGTGGTGGATACCTCCACGGACCTGCTCAATGTGGCAATCATTGCTCGCCTGAACCGCGGCGGGCGGCTCGAGTGGTGCCTGCCCAAGGGCCATCCTGAAAACCAGGAGGACAACGAGCAGGCCGCAGTACGGGAGATCGAAGAGGAGACCGGCATCCGCGGTCGCGTGCTGGCCGCGCTGGGCAGTATCGACTACTGGTTCACCGTAAGCGGCCACCGCGTCCATAAGACCGTCCATCACTTCCTGCTGGTTTCCACCGGTGGCCACCTCACCATCGAGAACGACCCCGATCATGAAGCGGTCGACGTCGCGTGGGTACCGCTGGCTGACCTCGGACGCAAACTCTCCTTCCCGAACGAACGTCGCATTGCTGACCTCGCGCGGGAAGTCCTGCCGCAGTACCTGTAA